A portion of the Oxynema aestuarii AP17 genome contains these proteins:
- a CDS encoding energy transducer TonB — protein MSVYGVYSSQRERQEKQIERFIGWSLLGSIALHVAILPLGLQLLAQEPRTVTEEAIEFIVVEKPEVEEPEVEEPTVEEPEIEEPPIEEPPIEESYRSPTETISESSPRESFSEPESIPESPTEPTRPLFDTQNNVDNFDRADSPEIARSISEPQEPQEPQEPREIAPPVTQSPAITDSSEKPAISEPEMPESEISETPSSSFDEPTSPPISEPELSSPPNDPIASPAIEDPTEAIEEFTTTEPPEIARNYENPDIESDFDPGSTEAEFSEPEIASESSAPAVQPPMYNDPSPSDTWDASEPNDPIASSYNDYSTSSRDETGSMAPLDESNPYAESEIGSNAPISSSYSAPIADSTGDSSNFLNETPSYDDSSSSYDSYDAPSNDWDPGASSGFDEPAIANSGPMGDLPNSSSSGSGSGSVGCINCGKPSYPDIAREQGWEGEVLLSVDVDPNGNVSNVQLISSSGYPVLDNTAIDRAWSWQFDSSENGQQGRMVSVPFELR, from the coding sequence ATGAGCGTGTATGGCGTTTATTCGTCGCAACGAGAACGACAAGAAAAGCAAATCGAACGGTTTATCGGTTGGAGTTTGCTCGGTTCGATCGCCCTCCACGTGGCGATCCTACCGTTGGGATTGCAATTGTTGGCGCAAGAACCGAGGACGGTAACGGAAGAGGCGATCGAGTTTATCGTCGTCGAGAAACCCGAGGTCGAGGAACCCGAAGTCGAGGAACCGACCGTCGAGGAACCCGAGATCGAAGAACCGCCCATCGAGGAACCGCCTATTGAGGAGTCCTATCGATCGCCGACTGAAACGATTAGTGAGAGTTCTCCTAGGGAATCGTTTTCGGAACCGGAAAGTATCCCCGAATCGCCGACCGAACCGACGCGACCCTTATTCGATACTCAGAATAATGTTGATAACTTCGATCGCGCCGACTCTCCAGAAATCGCACGATCGATCTCCGAACCCCAAGAACCCCAAGAACCGCAAGAACCGCGCGAGATCGCCCCTCCGGTCACTCAATCCCCGGCGATTACGGATTCAAGTGAGAAACCCGCCATTTCCGAACCGGAGATGCCCGAAAGTGAGATTTCCGAAACGCCTTCCTCCAGCTTTGACGAACCGACATCGCCGCCGATCTCCGAACCCGAACTGTCGTCACCGCCGAACGATCCGATCGCCTCTCCCGCGATCGAAGATCCGACCGAGGCGATCGAAGAGTTTACGACGACCGAACCGCCAGAAATTGCCAGAAATTACGAAAATCCAGACATAGAGAGCGATTTCGACCCCGGATCGACCGAAGCGGAATTTTCCGAACCTGAAATCGCCTCCGAATCCTCAGCCCCTGCGGTACAACCGCCAATGTATAACGACCCGTCGCCGTCCGATACCTGGGACGCCAGCGAACCCAACGACCCGATCGCCTCCAGCTACAATGATTACTCGACCTCCAGTCGCGACGAAACCGGATCGATGGCGCCCTTAGACGAGAGCAATCCTTATGCAGAAAGTGAAATAGGCAGCAATGCCCCGATTTCTAGCTCTTATAGCGCGCCGATCGCCGATTCCACCGGAGATTCGAGTAATTTTCTCAACGAGACGCCCAGCTACGACGACAGTAGCAGCAGTTACGACAGCTACGACGCCCCCAGCAACGACTGGGATCCCGGGGCGAGTAGTGGCTTTGACGAACCCGCGATCGCCAATTCCGGCCCAATGGGCGATCTTCCCAATTCGTCGAGTTCCGGTTCCGGTTCCGGTTCGGTCGGTTGTATCAATTGTGGCAAGCCGAGTTATCCCGACATCGCCCGAGAACAAGGTTGGGAAGGAGAAGTTTTACTAAGTGTTGATGTCGATCCCAACGGCAATGTTAGCAACGTTCAACTCATCAGTTCCAGTGGTTATCCCGTACTCGATAATACAGCGATCGATCGCGCCTGGAGTTGGCAATTTGATTCTTCAGAAAATGGACAACAGGGACGCATGGTTTCCGTTCCATTTGAATTGAGATAA
- a CDS encoding ExbD/TolR family protein: MRVPDEPENSPQINIVPMIDIIFSILAYFIISSLFLSKSEGLPVNLPKASTAQVQAETRKMTITLDAEGVISLDKEEIELDSLEENLRDRIEKEGESLVILNADEALDHGRVVAVMDKVRRIEGAKLAIAAKKQ; the protein is encoded by the coding sequence ATGCGAGTACCCGATGAACCGGAAAATTCGCCACAAATTAACATCGTACCGATGATCGATATCATCTTTAGTATTTTGGCGTATTTTATTATCTCATCTCTGTTTTTATCCAAATCTGAAGGTTTACCTGTCAATTTACCCAAGGCTTCTACCGCTCAAGTACAAGCAGAAACGCGCAAAATGACGATTACTCTCGATGCGGAAGGAGTGATTAGTTTAGATAAGGAAGAAATCGAGTTAGACTCACTCGAAGAAAACCTTCGCGATCGCATCGAAAAAGAGGGAGAAAGTTTGGTGATTTTAAATGCAGATGAAGCTTTAGATCACGGGCGAGTTGTTGCAGTGATGGATAAGGTTCGCCGCATTGAGGGTGCGAAGCTGGCGATCGCCGCTAAAAAACAATAA
- a CDS encoding type II toxin-antitoxin system VapC family toxin: MNEERIEAYLSLIQELLECPSGEENEVLNRHLELVDEGFVQMCDRVAQQLQEEGEENLAGFLQNLAQQVGAFLGRRRSAAQLADCAETGTLHINPIIYAEVSIGFKEVTEVESVLSSSVFQRDGLPYEAAFLAGQAFLQYRRRGGVRRSPLPDFYIGAHGLVCRYSLLTRDATRYQTYFPELILISP; the protein is encoded by the coding sequence ATGAACGAAGAACGCATCGAAGCCTATCTCTCCCTGATTCAAGAACTCCTGGAATGTCCGAGTGGGGAGGAAAATGAGGTCCTCAACCGTCATCTGGAGTTAGTGGATGAGGGGTTTGTGCAGATGTGCGATCGCGTGGCGCAACAGTTGCAGGAGGAGGGAGAGGAGAATCTGGCGGGATTTTTGCAGAATCTGGCGCAACAGGTAGGGGCGTTTTTGGGGCGCAGAAGGTCAGCAGCGCAACTGGCTGATTGTGCCGAAACTGGAACACTGCATATCAACCCAATTATTTATGCAGAAGTCTCCATTGGGTTTAAAGAAGTAACGGAAGTCGAATCCGTATTATCTTCTAGCGTTTTTCAGAGAGACGGATTACCTTATGAGGCGGCATTTTTAGCGGGTCAAGCCTTTTTGCAGTATCGTCGCCGGGGTGGTGTGAGGCGATCGCCTTTACCGGATTTCTATATTGGCGCTCATGGGTTGGTGTGTCGATACAGTCTACTCACTCGTGATGCGACCCGTTACCAAACCTATTTCCCTGAGCTTATCCTCATCAGTCCCTAA
- a CDS encoding type II toxin-antitoxin system VapC family toxin yields MVAVYLDVCCLNRPFDDWAQERVRLEGDSVLTILERVRTGEWQLISSEAILVELEKMRNLEKKTSILSLLALATQMQEINPTVEERSQQLEGFGFGLFDSFHLACAEAAGADIFLSTDDRLLKTARRYASQLKVAISNPVVWLIQVLQE; encoded by the coding sequence ATGGTTGCGGTATATTTAGATGTGTGTTGTCTCAATCGCCCCTTTGATGATTGGGCGCAGGAACGGGTTCGGCTAGAGGGAGACTCAGTTTTAACGATTCTGGAACGAGTTCGCACGGGAGAATGGCAACTCATTTCGAGTGAAGCTATTCTAGTGGAACTGGAAAAAATGCGAAATCTGGAGAAAAAAACGAGCATCCTTAGTCTTTTGGCGTTAGCAACCCAGATGCAAGAAATTAATCCGACGGTGGAGGAACGTTCACAACAATTAGAAGGGTTTGGGTTTGGGCTGTTCGATTCTTTTCATCTGGCTTGTGCTGAAGCGGCTGGGGCAGATATTTTTCTTTCTACAGACGATCGCCTGCTCAAAACCGCTCGCAGGTACGCATCTCAATTAAAGGTTGCTATTAGCAATCCAGTGGTTTGGCTGATTCAGGTTTTACAGGAGTAA
- a CDS encoding MotA/TolQ/ExbB proton channel family protein: MLDIIAAGGLVAWPLLIASVVAVALVAERSYFWFRIRKRGRKVAKDALQTYLQDPQAAFSKLGMNTDLPIARIFLEALELNDPNPEEFRLALESAVQAEIPVLKRFNTVFETIVNVAPLLGLLGTILGLMNAFSSLQLGDVGGTDTVGVTGGISEALVSTVMGLIVAIFTLLFTNMFRSFYLRELALIQEAGGQLELFYRHRYEREQEKTYASTR; encoded by the coding sequence ATGCTTGATATCATTGCTGCTGGTGGCTTAGTCGCTTGGCCCTTATTAATCGCTTCCGTGGTGGCGGTGGCGTTAGTCGCCGAACGATCCTATTTTTGGTTTCGCATCCGCAAACGAGGACGTAAAGTTGCAAAAGACGCATTACAAACGTACTTACAAGATCCCCAAGCTGCTTTTAGTAAATTGGGGATGAATACAGATTTACCGATCGCCCGAATTTTCTTAGAAGCCCTCGAACTTAACGATCCCAATCCCGAAGAATTTCGGCTTGCTTTGGAGAGTGCCGTCCAAGCAGAAATTCCCGTTTTAAAACGGTTCAATACCGTTTTTGAAACGATTGTTAATGTAGCCCCTTTATTGGGCTTGCTCGGCACAATTTTGGGCTTAATGAATGCGTTTTCATCGTTACAATTAGGTGATGTCGGTGGAACGGATACCGTAGGCGTTACCGGGGGCATCAGTGAAGCCCTTGTTTCTACCGTAATGGGGTTAATTGTTGCAATTTTTACCCTCTTATTTACCAATATGTTTCGCAGTTTTTACCTGCGCGAGTTGGCCTTAATTCAAGAAGCGGGAGGGCAACTCGAATTATTCTACCGCCATCGCTACGAACGAGAACAGGAGAAAACTTATGCGAGTACCCGATGA
- a CDS encoding CHAT domain-containing protein, which translates to MDEQRVQAYLDLIQELLACPSGEKTQILKSHLESVDEGFVRVCELVAAQLQEEGQGDEAEDVRNLAQQVGAFLQTSSEIPQSGRAAILWQFINADTWTDSEAFLQAHPELLDEETDTLLQQLVNLADGEEQEQRVLQEHRELLQRCREIGIERGFEEKLTQIRMARIQSAQAELPPELMELVEDPQMRELLENPQLAGLMQEIFGALQESDTAPDDLETVLRSRPELMARVAEMAMGASGLGNLLNAENSGDALTQFWLQLLKTEKESGGDEVAVHQVMRQNMESIVPALGDTIAQWIQGVLTQQPDQAEGVAGLVENTCISIQEFPYGRYAEVQEIAIRGYDLVLALRANQPEKRAQTLTNLGVAYLTQAQFGLDPAANLDQAIAAYTEAAAIRRRPGLEKDLASTLNNLGNAYQTQAQFGLDPAANLDQAIAAYTEAAAIRRRPGLEKDLASTLNNLGNAYQTQAQFGLDPAANLDQAIAAYTEAAAIMRRPGLEKDLASTLTNLGVAYLTQAEFGLDPAANLDQAIAAYTEAAAIRRRPGLEKDLASTLNNLGNAYQTQAQFGLDPAANLDQAIAAYTEAAAIRRRPGLEKDLASTLTNLGVAYLTQAEFGLDPAANLDQAIAAYTEAAAIRRRPGLEKDLASTLTNLGVAYLTQAEFGLDPAANLDQAIAAYTEAAAIRRRPGLEKDLASTLNNLGNAYQTQAQFGLDPAANLDQAIAAYTEAAAIRRRPGLEKDLASTLTNLGVAYLTQAEFGLDPAANLDQAIAAYTEAAAIMRRPGLEKDLASTLTNLGVAYRTQAEFGLDPAANLDQAIAAYTEAAAIMRRPGLEKDLASTLTNLGVAYLTQAEFGLDPAANLDQAIAAYTEAAAIMRRPGLEKDLASTLNNWGFTYQQQSQYYSSDPERKQTALENAYRTFAEALEQVEYLRGEITTEDYKRNFNEQWNKIYRGMVEVCLELGNYTAAIEYADRSKARNLVELIATRDAYPQGISPEDRQRLQQLRQAIFQEDRRLQQDPNRDSSHLNQLRDEFQKKFPYQPLHFPQIQQLLDEETAILEWYILGDKFLTFTLTAQTLHLWTSSPEDLEKLGEWGNAYLNDYRRNKTQWQDNLQQRLDSLTQILHLDEILQNLRENFPNCQKLILIPHRYLHLFPIHALPVLTGENQSQTLQELFPKGVNYAPSCQLLQQAQNRPRRHFTHFFAVQNPTEDLTFADVEVETIRSLFPQRRSLQRNNATKATFLAKDLSQTHHLFFSCNAEFNPNSPLDSGLQLADGILTLEEIIASLNLSECSLVTLSACESGQVALDQTDEYISLSSGFILAGSPSILVSLWFVDEVSTALLLIKTYETLQQHPGQLAIALKTAQIWLRDTTVAGFQDWVQKCPLLGDWRDALAEFFQNLGQNEKGINDRPYKSPYHWAAFCVVGQGEQNMASDRDKIQAFIKLIQENPDNLFADHWSSLTELPNQFTDDDEKNVELIEQWVKEPTRTDIYQVYQDRYRSANPLLGATGHKGGFGSQQTPKEAGKSSGELIDQAIKHNTTRPDSPRQSPQNES; encoded by the coding sequence ATGGATGAACAAAGAGTGCAGGCTTATCTCGACCTGATTCAAGAACTCCTCGCCTGTCCCAGTGGGGAGAAGACACAAATCCTCAAAAGTCATCTGGAGTCGGTGGATGAGGGGTTTGTGCGGGTGTGCGAGTTGGTGGCGGCGCAGTTGCAGGAGGAGGGACAGGGGGACGAGGCGGAGGATGTGCGGAATTTGGCGCAGCAGGTGGGGGCGTTTTTGCAGACGAGCAGCGAGATTCCTCAGTCGGGAAGAGCAGCTATACTCTGGCAATTTATTAACGCCGATACCTGGACAGATTCCGAGGCGTTTTTGCAGGCACATCCGGAATTACTGGATGAGGAAACTGATACTTTGTTGCAGCAGTTAGTGAATTTAGCCGATGGGGAGGAACAGGAGCAACGGGTTTTGCAAGAGCATCGGGAATTGTTGCAACGGTGTCGAGAAATTGGCATTGAGCGGGGGTTTGAGGAAAAACTCACCCAAATCAGGATGGCTCGAATCCAGTCAGCCCAAGCAGAATTGCCCCCGGAACTCATGGAACTTGTGGAAGACCCGCAAATGAGGGAACTTTTAGAAAATCCGCAACTGGCGGGGTTGATGCAAGAGATTTTTGGGGCATTGCAGGAGAGTGATACCGCACCGGATGACCTGGAAACAGTGTTACGCAGTCGTCCAGAGTTGATGGCGCGAGTGGCAGAGATGGCGATGGGGGCATCGGGATTGGGAAACCTGCTCAATGCCGAGAACTCAGGCGATGCCTTGACTCAGTTTTGGCTCCAACTGCTCAAAACCGAAAAGGAAAGCGGGGGGGATGAGGTTGCAGTTCATCAAGTGATGCGGCAAAATATGGAGTCGATCGTTCCTGCCTTGGGGGATACTATTGCCCAGTGGATACAGGGAGTCCTCACCCAACAGCCCGACCAAGCGGAAGGGGTGGCGGGCTTAGTCGAAAATACCTGCATCAGTATTCAAGAATTCCCCTATGGTCGGTATGCAGAAGTGCAAGAGATTGCCATTCGCGGCTACGATCTGGTATTGGCACTGCGGGCGAATCAACCCGAAAAACGAGCGCAAACCCTGACTAATCTGGGGGTAGCCTACCTGACACAAGCGCAATTTGGCCTCGACCCAGCCGCCAACTTAGACCAAGCGATCGCCGCCTACACCGAAGCTGCCGCGATTCGCCGCCGTCCCGGACTGGAAAAAGACCTCGCCTCTACCCTGAATAATCTGGGGAATGCCTACCAGACACAAGCGCAATTTGGCCTCGACCCAGCCGCCAACTTAGACCAAGCGATCGCCGCCTACACCGAAGCTGCCGCGATTCGCCGCCGTCCCGGACTGGAAAAAGACCTCGCCTCTACCCTGAATAATCTGGGGAATGCCTACCAGACACAAGCGCAATTTGGCCTCGACCCAGCCGCCAACTTAGACCAAGCGATCGCCGCCTACACCGAAGCTGCCGCGATTATGCGCCGTCCCGGACTGGAAAAAGACCTCGCCTCTACCCTGACTAATCTGGGGGTAGCCTACCTGACACAAGCGGAATTTGGCCTCGACCCAGCCGCCAACTTAGACCAAGCGATCGCCGCCTACACCGAAGCAGCCGCGATTCGCCGCCGTCCCGGACTGGAAAAAGACCTCGCCTCTACCCTGAATAATCTGGGGAATGCCTACCAGACACAAGCGCAATTTGGCCTCGACCCAGCCGCCAACTTAGACCAAGCGATCGCCGCCTACACCGAAGCTGCCGCGATTCGCCGCCGTCCCGGACTGGAAAAAGACCTCGCCTCTACCCTGACTAATCTGGGGGTAGCCTACCTGACACAAGCGGAATTTGGCCTCGACCCAGCCGCCAACTTAGACCAAGCGATCGCCGCCTACACCGAAGCTGCCGCGATTCGCCGCCGTCCCGGACTGGAAAAAGACCTCGCCTCTACCCTGACTAATCTGGGGGTAGCCTACCTGACACAAGCGGAATTTGGCCTCGACCCAGCCGCCAACTTAGACCAAGCGATCGCCGCCTACACCGAAGCAGCCGCGATTCGCCGCCGTCCCGGACTGGAAAAAGACCTCGCCTCTACCCTGAATAATCTGGGGAATGCCTACCAGACACAAGCGCAATTTGGCCTCGACCCAGCCGCCAACTTAGACCAAGCGATCGCCGCCTACACCGAAGCTGCCGCGATTCGCCGCCGTCCCGGACTGGAAAAAGACCTCGCCTCTACCCTGACTAATCTGGGGGTAGCCTACCTGACACAAGCGGAATTTGGCCTCGACCCAGCCGCCAACTTAGACCAAGCGATCGCCGCCTACACCGAAGCTGCCGCGATTATGCGCCGTCCCGGACTGGAAAAAGACCTCGCCTCTACCCTGACTAATCTGGGGGTAGCCTACCGGACACAAGCGGAATTTGGCCTCGACCCAGCCGCCAACTTAGACCAAGCGATCGCCGCCTACACCGAAGCTGCCGCGATTATGCGCCGTCCCGGACTGGAAAAAGACCTCGCCTCTACCCTGACTAATCTGGGGGTAGCCTACCTGACACAAGCGGAATTTGGCCTCGACCCAGCCGCCAACTTAGACCAAGCGATCGCCGCCTACACCGAAGCTGCCGCGATTATGCGCCGTCCCGGACTGGAAAAAGACCTCGCCTCTACCCTGAATAACTGGGGATTCACCTATCAGCAACAATCCCAGTATTACAGCAGCGACCCCGAACGGAAACAAACCGCCCTGGAAAATGCCTATCGCACTTTTGCCGAAGCCTTAGAACAGGTGGAATATCTGCGCGGTGAAATTACCACCGAGGACTACAAACGCAACTTTAACGAGCAATGGAATAAAATCTATCGCGGCATGGTGGAAGTGTGCCTAGAACTGGGCAACTATACCGCCGCCATTGAATACGCCGATCGCAGTAAAGCCCGCAACCTCGTGGAACTGATTGCCACCCGTGACGCTTACCCCCAAGGAATCTCACCGGAAGACCGCCAACGCTTGCAACAACTGCGTCAAGCCATCTTCCAAGAAGACCGCCGCCTGCAACAAGACCCCAACCGGGACTCCAGCCACCTCAACCAATTGCGCGACGAATTTCAGAAGAAATTCCCCTACCAACCCCTCCACTTCCCCCAAATCCAACAGCTACTGGATGAGGAAACCGCTATCCTCGAATGGTACATCCTCGGCGATAAATTCCTCACGTTCACCCTCACGGCTCAAACCCTCCACTTGTGGACATCTTCCCCGGAAGACCTGGAAAAACTCGGCGAGTGGGGAAACGCCTATCTCAACGACTATCGCCGCAACAAAACCCAATGGCAAGATAACCTCCAGCAACGCTTAGACAGCCTTACCCAAATCCTCCATCTGGATGAAATCCTGCAAAACCTGCGGGAAAACTTCCCGAATTGCCAAAAACTCATCCTCATCCCTCACCGTTACCTGCATCTGTTCCCGATTCATGCGTTACCTGTTCTCACAGGAGAGAATCAGAGTCAAACCCTACAAGAACTCTTCCCCAAGGGAGTGAATTATGCGCCCAGTTGCCAACTGCTGCAACAAGCGCAAAATCGCCCCCGTCGCCACTTCACACACTTCTTTGCCGTCCAAAATCCCACCGAAGACCTGACTTTTGCCGATGTGGAAGTGGAAACGATTCGCAGTCTTTTCCCCCAACGCCGCAGTTTACAAAGAAACAACGCCACCAAAGCCACATTTCTCGCCAAAGACCTCAGCCAAACCCATCATCTGTTTTTCTCCTGTAATGCTGAGTTTAACCCCAACTCTCCCCTAGACTCTGGCTTGCAGCTTGCCGATGGTATCCTCACCCTAGAGGAGATTATCGCCTCCCTCAACTTGAGCGAATGCAGCCTCGTCACCCTCTCCGCTTGCGAATCCGGACAAGTTGCCCTTGACCAAACCGACGAATATATTAGCCTCTCCAGTGGCTTCATCCTCGCCGGGAGTCCCAGCATTCTCGTCAGTCTTTGGTTTGTGGACGAAGTTTCCACTGCCCTGCTGCTGATTAAAACCTATGAAACCCTGCAACAACATCCCGGACAACTGGCGATCGCTCTGAAAACGGCGCAAATCTGGCTGCGGGATACCACGGTGGCGGGGTTCCAAGACTGGGTACAAAAATGTCCTTTGCTAGGGGACTGGCGGGATGCTTTAGCTGAATTTTTCCAAAATCTGGGGCAAAATGAAAAGGGAATCAATGACCGCCCCTATAAATCTCCCTATCACTGGGCGGCGTTTTGTGTGGTGGGACAAGGAGAGCAAAACATGGCAAGCGATCGTGATAAAATTCAAGCCTTTATCAAGCTAATCCAGGAAAACCCCGATAATCTGTTCGCCGACCACTGGTCTAGTTTAACCGAACTGCCAAACCAATTCACCGATGATGACGAAAAAAATGTCGAACTCATCGAACAATGGGTTAAAGAACCCACACGCACCGACATTTATCAAGTTTATCAAGATCGATATCGCTCTGCCAATCCCCTTTTAGGCGCAACCGGACACAAAGGCGGGTTTGGTAGCCAACAGACTCCCAAAGAAGCGGGAAAATCTTCTGGGGAATTAATCGATCAAGCCATTAAACACAATACCACTCGACCCGATTCACCCCGCCAATCGCCCCAAAACGAATCGTGA
- the hypE gene encoding hydrogenase expression/formation protein HypE codes for MDFSCPIPIAQYPKILLAHGGGGKLMHQLIEQMFAPTFDAPATQHDSIVLTPPPGAIALTTDSYVINPLFFPGGDIGSLAVYGTVNDLAMSGARPLYLTVGFILEEGLPMETLWRVVQSMRQAADRCGVKIVTGDTKVVDRGKGDGIFINTAGVGVVEHSQAIAPPSVRPGDVLIVNGDLGRHGIAIMAVREGLEFETEIESDSAPAIREVSALLDAGIEIHCLRDLTRGGLASALNEIASAAAVDIAIDERSIPIREDVQAACEILGFDPLYVANEGRFVAFVPEEFAQKTLDILQRNDPRSRAIGRVTATGKGLVTMQSKIGASRIVDVLSGEQLPRIC; via the coding sequence ATGGATTTCTCCTGTCCGATTCCGATCGCCCAATATCCCAAAATCTTACTCGCTCACGGGGGCGGCGGTAAGTTAATGCACCAGCTCATCGAACAGATGTTCGCCCCCACCTTTGACGCGCCAGCAACCCAACACGATTCGATCGTGCTGACGCCGCCGCCGGGGGCGATCGCCCTCACCACCGACTCTTACGTGATTAACCCCTTATTCTTCCCCGGCGGCGATATCGGTTCCCTCGCCGTCTACGGAACGGTCAACGATTTAGCCATGAGTGGGGCGCGTCCCCTGTATCTCACCGTCGGCTTTATTCTCGAAGAAGGCTTACCGATGGAAACTCTCTGGCGGGTCGTCCAATCCATGCGCCAAGCTGCCGATCGCTGCGGCGTAAAAATTGTGACTGGAGATACAAAAGTCGTCGATCGCGGCAAAGGCGACGGCATTTTTATCAACACCGCCGGAGTCGGCGTCGTCGAACATTCCCAGGCGATCGCCCCTCCCTCGGTCCGTCCCGGCGACGTCCTCATCGTCAACGGCGATCTCGGTCGTCACGGGATCGCGATTATGGCGGTTCGCGAAGGTCTGGAATTTGAAACCGAGATCGAAAGTGATTCGGCCCCCGCGATCCGGGAGGTCTCCGCCTTACTCGACGCCGGAATCGAAATTCACTGTTTGCGCGATCTCACTCGCGGCGGTCTGGCGAGTGCCCTCAACGAAATTGCCTCGGCGGCGGCAGTGGACATCGCGATCGACGAGCGATCGATCCCGATCCGTGAAGACGTGCAAGCGGCGTGCGAAATCCTCGGTTTCGATCCCCTCTATGTCGCTAATGAAGGGCGTTTCGTGGCGTTCGTCCCAGAAGAATTTGCACAAAAGACGCTCGATATTTTGCAACGCAACGACCCGCGATCGCGGGCGATCGGTCGCGTTACGGCAACGGGAAAAGGCTTGGTGACGATGCAGAGTAAAATCGGTGCGAGTCGCATCGTCGATGTATTGAGTGGGGAACAATTACCCCGGATTTGCTAA
- a CDS encoding MORN repeat-containing protein, which translates to MLDSIQKYTIPIFLISTLFFPKIPAIAGSITLPDGGQCEGELQNGQLEGSGTCNYANGDRYEGEFQAGKPHGSGKYTFAKGGYYEGQFQAGQFHGEGIREFDGGTRYEGEFENGKFHGRGVYITANGGQYEGEFREGEPVGEGVYTFASGTRCEGELIDGKITGQAVCNYANGNRYEGNLTDSVPDGEGVYIFADGGQYEGEFINGKMEGEGIREFPSGDRYEGEFIDGKPHDRGRYEFKDGGYYEGEFRNGQFHGTGVREFANGNRYEGEFVEGRPQGEGVYTFANGSVYEGEFQDGKFHGEGVYTFASGNRYQGEFDRGNLEGEGTYIFANGDRCQGEVSGGEFQGKAECTYANGDRYIGGFEQGKKHGDGVYIYADGTRIEGTWERGELKN; encoded by the coding sequence ATGCTTGATTCCATTCAAAAATACACTATTCCGATCTTTCTAATTTCTACCTTGTTTTTTCCCAAAATTCCCGCGATCGCCGGGTCGATAACCCTTCCCGATGGCGGTCAATGTGAAGGCGAACTACAAAACGGACAATTAGAAGGATCCGGAACCTGTAACTATGCCAACGGCGATCGCTACGAAGGCGAATTTCAAGCCGGAAAACCCCACGGTTCCGGTAAATATACCTTTGCCAAAGGAGGCTATTACGAAGGCCAATTTCAAGCGGGACAATTTCACGGCGAAGGCATTCGTGAATTTGACGGAGGAACTCGCTACGAAGGCGAATTTGAAAATGGAAAATTTCACGGACGAGGAGTCTATATCACCGCCAATGGCGGACAGTATGAAGGCGAATTTAGAGAAGGAGAACCTGTCGGTGAAGGAGTCTATACCTTTGCCAGTGGTACCCGTTGTGAAGGCGAACTAATTGACGGAAAAATTACCGGGCAAGCGGTTTGTAACTATGCCAATGGCAACCGTTACGAAGGTAATTTAACCGATAGCGTTCCCGACGGCGAAGGCGTTTATATTTTTGCCGATGGCGGACAGTACGAAGGCGAATTTATCAACGGGAAAATGGAAGGAGAAGGGATCCGCGAGTTTCCCAGTGGCGATCGCTACGAAGGTGAATTTATAGACGGCAAACCCCACGATCGCGGTCGCTACGAATTTAAAGACGGTGGCTATTACGAAGGTGAATTTAGAAACGGTCAATTTCACGGAACCGGAGTGCGTGAATTTGCCAATGGCAACCGTTATGAGGGTGAATTTGTCGAAGGACGACCCCAAGGGGAAGGGGTTTATACTTTTGCCAATGGTAGTGTTTACGAAGGGGAATTTCAAGACGGTAAATTTCACGGGGAAGGGGTTTATACTTTTGCCAGTGGCAACCGCTATCAAGGCGAGTTCGATCGCGGCAATTTAGAAGGAGAAGGAACCTATATTTTTGCCAACGGCGATCGTTGTCAGGGTGAAGTCAGTGGAGGGGAATTTCAAGGAAAAGCAGAATGCACCTATGCGAATGGCGATCGTTATATCGGTGGTTTTGAACAAGGCAAAAAGCACGGTGACGGCGTTTATATCTACGCTGACGGCACTCGCATCGAGGGAACCTGGGAACGCGGCGAACTTAAAAATTAA